In Candidatus Paceibacterota bacterium, a single genomic region encodes these proteins:
- a CDS encoding branched-chain amino acid ABC transporter permease, translated as MHKFLHSNFGRLTFFIGIGIFLFLLGNRVDELRVYQGATLAMYVVAIASLILLTGYSGQVSLGHGALLAIGGYSAALARNHLSAPVWICFVIAILVAGLAGAVLGTAAARLSGPYLAGTTLALAVGLPSIANQFGILGGEQGLLFDVGFPPLSLGEEFTQYKWYFWIASLAALISLWWLQNILRSRYGRTWRAVRGNEVAAELAGIHAGKSKTLAFTISSGLAGLAGALLAMTISTVSPSAFPLTLSFALLTGAVLSGVTTLAGVMIGALTLVVTPEIADAISNRFANSENVTTNLPGLLVSALLILVVLLVPNGPVEQMRTVRHRKKADTHK; from the coding sequence GTGCATAAATTTCTCCACTCAAATTTTGGGCGACTCACATTCTTTATTGGGATTGGTATCTTCTTATTTCTCCTTGGCAACCGTGTCGACGAACTGCGTGTTTATCAAGGTGCGACGCTTGCGATGTACGTTGTCGCAATTGCCTCGCTGATTCTTCTCACGGGCTACTCCGGCCAAGTTTCGCTAGGACATGGCGCGCTACTTGCGATCGGTGGATATTCGGCAGCCCTTGCCCGCAATCATCTCTCTGCACCCGTATGGATCTGTTTCGTCATCGCCATCCTCGTTGCAGGGCTGGCCGGCGCGGTCCTTGGTACTGCCGCTGCGCGATTGTCGGGACCGTACCTGGCGGGAACCACCTTGGCACTGGCGGTGGGATTACCTTCGATCGCCAATCAGTTTGGGATTCTCGGAGGCGAGCAAGGACTCCTCTTCGATGTCGGTTTCCCACCCCTGAGCCTGGGGGAGGAGTTCACTCAATATAAGTGGTATTTCTGGATTGCCTCTCTGGCTGCCTTGATCTCCTTGTGGTGGCTCCAGAACATTCTCCGATCGCGCTATGGCAGGACTTGGCGGGCGGTCCGCGGCAATGAGGTGGCGGCAGAATTGGCAGGAATCCACGCCGGAAAATCCAAAACTCTAGCTTTTACTATCAGTTCAGGACTGGCTGGCCTGGCAGGTGCCCTTCTGGCGATGACGATTAGCACCGTCTCTCCCAGCGCATTCCCACTTACCCTTTCTTTTGCCCTACTAACTGGGGCGGTTCTCTCTGGCGTAACCACCCTTGCTGGGGTCATGATTGGCGCACTGACCTTGGTCGTGACCCCCGAGATCGCCGATGCGATATCCAATCGCTTTGCGAATTCGGAGAACGTGACCACAAACCTTCCCGGGTTATTGGTGAGCGCATTATTGATTCTGGTGGTCCTTCTCGTTCCAAATGGGCCAGTAGAGCAGATGCGAACAGTTCGCCATCGAAAGAAGGCGGATACTCACAAGTAA
- a CDS encoding branched-chain amino acid ABC transporter permease, which yields MYQFINTVLIGITSGAIYSLMAIALVLVWRSTRVVNFAQAGQALVSTYIGYAVIQSFHSFWLALLIAMLAGAAVSALVDALFMRTLFKRAAQGPIAGVAPIIATLGLLGLIRSLLGFAVGNKDMSIRPPVSNIGYTISGHTLAFSPLKLLIVSSVLFLMLVLSLIFQHTNVGLALRASAYAPEIARLAGVRVDGIRTLGWALAGAAGAAAGMLQTPDGNGALSPDSLEFSLLLVFGFIAAVIGGLESLIGAVVGGLLLGLVLAFVLTYISGSLVFITAFAVLIVVLLVRPNGLIGTKRVRRA from the coding sequence ATGTATCAATTCATTAATACCGTTCTCATTGGAATTACATCTGGGGCGATCTACTCGTTGATGGCTATCGCACTTGTACTGGTCTGGCGCAGCACTCGAGTAGTGAATTTTGCCCAAGCGGGTCAGGCTCTTGTCTCTACGTATATTGGCTATGCTGTCATCCAAAGTTTTCACTCCTTCTGGCTTGCTTTGTTGATCGCCATGCTTGCAGGAGCCGCAGTATCTGCCCTGGTTGACGCGCTATTTATGCGCACGCTTTTCAAGAGGGCAGCACAAGGTCCCATTGCAGGAGTGGCACCGATCATCGCAACCCTTGGATTACTTGGATTAATCCGCAGTTTGTTAGGATTCGCTGTTGGGAACAAGGACATGAGCATCCGTCCTCCTGTTTCTAATATCGGCTACACGATCTCGGGGCACACTCTGGCATTCTCTCCTCTCAAACTCCTCATAGTCAGTTCCGTTCTCTTCCTTATGCTGGTCCTTTCGCTCATCTTTCAGCACACGAATGTAGGTCTGGCATTGCGTGCCTCTGCCTATGCACCAGAGATCGCTCGCCTGGCAGGTGTGCGAGTAGATGGAATTCGCACTCTTGGTTGGGCACTTGCTGGAGCCGCAGGCGCGGCGGCCGGGATGTTGCAAACTCCCGACGGTAATGGGGCTCTTTCGCCCGACTCACTCGAATTTAGTTTGTTACTCGTTTTTGGATTCATCGCCGCGGTCATTGGAGGCTTGGAGAGTCTGATTGGTGCTGTTGTTGGTGGTCTCTTACTTGGTCTCGTTCTGGCATTTGTCTTGACTTACATAAGTGGATCGCTTGTCTTTATCACGGCATTTGCCGTCTTGATCGTCGTACTGCTGGTGAGACCAAATGGTTTGATTGGGACGAAACGAGTTCGCCGTGCATAA
- a CDS encoding ABC transporter ATP-binding protein: MTLIVSDLVVDHGAIRAINNISFRVEEGQLAAVIGANGAGKTTLLRTLSGLTQATGGSATWHGSELLYSKPEKLVRRGVSHASEGKSVIAELTVKENLDLGALWRKNSDEASATQEMILETFPRLSERLDQQADTLSGGERQMLAIGRALMSKPSLLLLDEPSLGLAPLVVAQIFQSIQALTSQMGLTVVLVEQNAMSALKIADLGIVLNLGRIAAHDSAQHLIANPQVRAAYLGY; encoded by the coding sequence ATGACACTTATCGTTTCTGATCTGGTCGTGGATCATGGTGCAATTCGCGCCATCAATAATATTTCCTTCCGAGTTGAAGAAGGACAGCTCGCAGCAGTCATCGGTGCAAACGGAGCAGGAAAGACCACGTTACTTAGGACTCTCTCGGGGCTCACGCAAGCAACGGGAGGTTCTGCGACGTGGCATGGGTCCGAGTTGCTTTACTCGAAACCAGAGAAATTAGTCCGACGTGGTGTTTCGCACGCCTCTGAGGGTAAATCCGTTATTGCCGAACTAACTGTGAAAGAGAATTTGGATTTGGGTGCGTTATGGCGAAAGAATTCTGATGAAGCCAGCGCAACACAAGAGATGATTCTTGAAACGTTTCCTCGCCTTTCTGAACGTCTTGATCAGCAAGCAGATACTCTCTCGGGCGGCGAGCGACAGATGCTTGCTATTGGACGCGCGCTAATGTCGAAACCATCGCTTCTGCTGCTAGACGAACCTTCGCTGGGCTTGGCACCTCTCGTTGTTGCGCAAATATTCCAGAGTATCCAGGCTCTTACGTCGCAGATGGGTTTGACCGTTGTGCTCGTAGAGCAGAATGCAATGAGCGCCCTTAAGATTGCAGATCTGGGGATCGTTCTTAATCTTGGACGAATCGCAGCTCATGATTCTGCACAACATCTCATTGCCAACCCCCAGGTCCGCGCGGCCTACCTTGGTTATTGA
- a CDS encoding ABC transporter ATP-binding protein, whose product MNSQTALLATKKLSVEFGGLKALHDIYFELHENEVVGVIGPNGAGKTTLFNALCGLVTPSDGELILNGKSHKWPRTHELADLGIARTLQGVGLFPDLTVVENVMIGAQKFAHSGLISAALGRSRDETKLRNRAMLALERVYATRLANRRADTLSYPDTKRVAIARALASEPKILMLDEPAGGLGGEDIAWMNSLIHNLKSQCSILLVEHHMDVVMSVCDRLYVLNFGQTISSGAAELVRRDPAVIAAYLGVSET is encoded by the coding sequence ATGAACTCGCAAACCGCTCTTTTAGCCACCAAAAAACTCTCCGTCGAATTCGGTGGCTTGAAAGCCCTCCACGATATCTATTTTGAACTGCACGAGAATGAAGTGGTCGGTGTCATCGGCCCAAATGGTGCAGGCAAGACGACGCTCTTTAACGCGCTCTGTGGACTGGTTACTCCTTCGGATGGAGAACTCATTCTCAATGGAAAATCTCACAAGTGGCCTCGGACCCATGAGTTGGCAGACTTGGGAATAGCCCGAACTTTGCAAGGTGTCGGCCTCTTTCCTGATCTGACGGTCGTGGAGAATGTCATGATCGGCGCGCAGAAGTTCGCTCACTCGGGATTGATTTCGGCTGCTCTAGGAAGAAGCAGGGATGAGACCAAGTTGCGCAACCGCGCGATGCTCGCCTTGGAACGCGTTTACGCTACGAGGCTCGCGAATCGACGCGCAGACACTCTTTCTTATCCAGATACCAAGCGAGTAGCCATCGCGCGGGCGCTTGCCAGTGAACCCAAGATTCTTATGCTCGATGAACCCGCCGGTGGTCTTGGTGGTGAAGATATTGCCTGGATGAATTCGCTTATTCACAATCTTAAATCCCAGTGTTCAATTCTTCTGGTTGAGCACCACATGGATGTAGTCATGTCCGTATGTGATCGTTTGTATGTTCTAAATTTTGGACAGACGATTTCAAGTGGCGCAGCCGAATTGGTCCGCCGCGACCCTGCCGTGATTGCTGCTTATCTCGGAGTGAGTGAGACATGA
- the alr gene encoding alanine racemase, with protein sequence MGNRAQVEVDLSAISHNLHLLQQHAGVAVMAVVKADAYGHGLVPVSRAAVTAGASWLGVALLEEALALRSAEIAIPILAWLVPPGSNYQSAIAGDIDLAVPSIAIFQEICVASRHLNKRARIHIEVDTGMTRGGFLYEWQSFLDLLTISRDEVEVVGLFSHFARADEPGELQNSLQLKRFIEMSDDLNEIGIEPAIHHLSNSAASLIDAASHFDMVRTGIAMYGLTPDLEHLGTSKDLGLKPAMTLRAKIHLVKDVLSETPVGYGATARTEKDTKLGVIAMGYADGIPRIAKNAGVFHDGRRAPIIGRVSMDQFVVDLGADSTAEAGEWVTIFGSGDAGEYTADDWGHASQSINYEIVTRIGPRVPRVYKPIIRVEDQ encoded by the coding sequence ATGGGCAATCGCGCGCAAGTCGAGGTCGACCTTTCTGCAATTAGTCACAACCTTCACTTATTGCAGCAGCACGCGGGTGTAGCCGTTATGGCGGTAGTAAAGGCGGATGCTTACGGCCACGGATTAGTTCCGGTTTCGAGAGCGGCCGTAACTGCAGGTGCCTCATGGTTAGGTGTTGCACTTCTTGAGGAGGCTCTCGCGTTGCGAAGCGCTGAGATTGCAATCCCCATTCTTGCTTGGCTAGTTCCACCCGGATCGAATTACCAAAGCGCAATAGCGGGCGATATTGATTTGGCGGTCCCCTCCATCGCGATCTTTCAAGAAATTTGCGTTGCAAGTCGGCATCTCAACAAACGCGCACGGATTCACATCGAGGTCGATACAGGAATGACTCGAGGAGGATTTCTCTATGAGTGGCAGTCATTTCTTGACTTGCTTACTATTTCAAGAGATGAAGTAGAAGTGGTTGGTCTCTTTTCGCATTTTGCCCGTGCCGATGAACCCGGAGAACTTCAAAATTCGCTTCAACTCAAGCGTTTTATAGAGATGTCAGACGATCTCAATGAGATAGGAATTGAACCTGCGATTCACCATCTCTCTAACTCGGCAGCCAGCCTGATAGATGCCGCATCGCACTTCGACATGGTACGAACCGGGATCGCAATGTACGGTTTGACTCCTGATCTTGAGCATCTTGGTACTTCTAAAGATTTAGGATTGAAACCAGCGATGACATTAAGGGCAAAAATTCATCTTGTTAAAGACGTGTTATCGGAAACACCAGTTGGTTATGGGGCAACGGCGCGTACGGAAAAAGATACAAAGCTTGGAGTTATCGCGATGGGATATGCCGACGGAATCCCCAGAATTGCCAAGAATGCTGGCGTCTTTCACGATGGAAGAAGGGCGCCTATTATCGGCCGGGTGTCCATGGATCAATTTGTCGTTGATCTTGGGGCGGATTCGACTGCTGAGGCGGGAGAGTGGGTCACGATCTTTGGTTCAGGTGATGCCGGCGAGTACACCGCCGATGACTGGGGCCACGCAAGTCAGAGCATCAATTATGAAATTGTTACCCGTATTGGACCACGTGTTCCCAGAGTTTATAAACCTATTATCCGGGTGGAAGATCAATGA
- a CDS encoding holo-ACP synthase translates to MIEGIGIDVVNIERFAQSLERTPGLIDRLFTQAEQSKSISSLAARFAAKEALAKALNAGKGLLWLDAEVINLETGKPVFLFRGEIAEIIDGASVHLSISHDSGIASAIVIVERL, encoded by the coding sequence ATGATCGAGGGCATCGGTATTGATGTAGTAAATATTGAGAGGTTCGCTCAGTCACTCGAAAGAACCCCCGGCCTCATTGATCGCCTGTTTACGCAAGCGGAGCAGAGCAAGTCCATCTCCTCGTTGGCGGCACGCTTTGCCGCAAAGGAGGCTCTGGCAAAGGCGCTCAATGCAGGCAAAGGTCTCCTCTGGCTGGACGCAGAAGTAATCAATCTTGAGACCGGTAAGCCCGTCTTTCTTTTCCGAGGTGAGATCGCCGAGATCATTGATGGAGCTAGCGTGCACCTTTCAATCTCCCACGACTCTGGCATTGCCTCCGCTATCGTGATTGTCGAACGACTGTAA
- a CDS encoding phosphatase PAP2 family protein, which translates to MIMQVGLRRQQMGRALRWSGLLFVGFLIVTQQVMSNGPLIDVDAKIAEAQRYRFGGFADFALRKLDNLGLRGLTGTILIIAAILISRQFKSWRPLNLAILALLSLNFVVGVSKLAIGRTKPRLNIDLIHAGGMSYPSGHASNALLSWGVLAYLIYRYTHREVFHGQVLAIMVGVITMTVCIVSLIRTTHWFSDLIGGLFIGGSLLVLIIAIDRYFPSERQPS; encoded by the coding sequence ATGATCATGCAGGTGGGTCTTCGTCGGCAACAGATGGGTCGAGCACTTCGTTGGTCGGGGCTGCTTTTTGTCGGTTTTCTCATTGTCACTCAACAAGTGATGTCGAATGGCCCTCTCATTGATGTAGATGCAAAAATCGCGGAGGCGCAAAGATATCGATTTGGCGGTTTTGCCGACTTCGCACTTCGCAAACTGGATAATTTGGGTCTGCGCGGTTTGACCGGAACTATTCTCATAATCGCGGCGATTCTTATCTCGCGCCAATTTAAATCTTGGCGCCCCCTCAACCTCGCAATACTTGCACTACTATCACTCAACTTTGTTGTAGGCGTTTCAAAACTAGCAATAGGGCGCACCAAGCCCCGCCTCAATATTGATCTCATACATGCGGGCGGCATGTCTTATCCCAGCGGGCATGCTTCTAACGCACTTCTCTCATGGGGCGTGCTCGCTTACTTGATTTATCGGTACACGCACCGCGAGGTGTTTCATGGCCAAGTGCTGGCAATCATGGTCGGTGTCATCACCATGACCGTCTGCATCGTTTCGTTGATCCGAACCACCCACTGGTTCTCGGACCTGATCGGCGGCCTCTTCATTGGTGGCTCTCTGCTGGTATTAATAATTGCTATAGATCGATATTTTCCTTCTGAAAGACAACCTTCCTGA
- the glmS gene encoding glutamine--fructose-6-phosphate transaminase (isomerizing), giving the protein MCGIVGYTGPQSAITPLIEGLRRLEYRGYDSAGIALGTAGKLYVEKKAGKLSNLEAALNGTLPVVHSGIGHTRWATHGGPTDRNAHPHLDNEGKLAVIHNGIIENYTQLRVDLESKGHKFESETDTESVAHLLSDLRKSHNGDLSAAMRQAVQYLRGSFTLLAMHADAPNVIVGVRRNSPLVVGLGNGENFLASDVAAFIDYTKRAVELGQDEVVTITPEGIIVTDLEGVVLKPREYEITWDSSAAQKGGFNHFMLKEIFEQPKAVADTLLGRLNENNEIVLDELHLTSEEIKNLKKIVVLACGTAYHAGMLAKYAIEKWANIIVEVELASEFRYRDPLIDSQTLVIAISQSGETMDTLMALRHAKAGGARILAVCNTNSSTIPRESDAVLYTHAGPEIAVASTKAFLTQVIAVYLIGLYLAQMRGVMSGEEVRSIFDEMTELPSKIEQILETVEPLRELTRTFAQSTSVLFLGRNVGFPVALEGALKLKELAYMHAEGFAGGELKHGPIALIEEGTPVIAILPFGHEHGLDEKMLSNVQEVKARGAKVIVIAEEKAEVTGAAHIIRIPGSLPLLQPILATVPLQVFAYEMAVTRGNDVDQPRNLAKSVTVE; this is encoded by the coding sequence ATGTGTGGAATTGTGGGTTACACAGGACCGCAATCTGCCATCACACCACTTATCGAGGGACTGCGTCGTCTTGAGTATCGCGGGTATGACTCCGCTGGAATCGCTCTTGGAACCGCAGGCAAGTTATATGTAGAAAAAAAAGCTGGCAAACTATCGAATCTCGAGGCGGCACTTAACGGAACCCTTCCGGTAGTCCATAGCGGAATTGGTCATACTCGGTGGGCCACACATGGTGGACCAACTGACCGCAATGCACATCCGCATTTGGACAACGAGGGCAAGCTTGCTGTCATTCACAACGGAATCATTGAGAACTACACGCAACTTCGTGTAGATCTCGAATCCAAGGGTCACAAATTCGAATCCGAAACTGACACAGAGTCGGTCGCGCATCTGCTGAGCGACCTTCGCAAATCACATAATGGAGATCTATCTGCGGCCATGCGTCAAGCAGTGCAGTATTTACGTGGTTCTTTTACTCTCCTAGCTATGCACGCCGATGCACCGAATGTGATCGTCGGCGTTAGAAGGAATTCTCCTCTGGTGGTTGGTTTGGGCAATGGCGAGAATTTCCTGGCATCCGATGTGGCTGCATTTATTGACTACACCAAGCGTGCGGTCGAATTGGGTCAGGATGAAGTCGTAACGATAACTCCCGAAGGAATCATTGTTACCGATCTTGAAGGCGTGGTTCTTAAGCCACGGGAGTACGAGATCACCTGGGATTCAAGCGCCGCACAAAAAGGCGGTTTTAACCATTTTATGCTCAAGGAAATTTTCGAGCAACCTAAGGCCGTTGCGGATACCTTACTTGGTCGCTTAAACGAAAATAATGAAATTGTTCTAGACGAACTTCATTTGACAAGTGAGGAAATTAAGAATCTGAAGAAGATAGTGGTTCTTGCCTGCGGTACTGCTTATCACGCGGGAATGCTCGCGAAGTACGCGATTGAGAAGTGGGCAAACATTATCGTAGAAGTAGAACTTGCCAGTGAATTTCGTTATCGCGACCCTTTGATCGACTCCCAAACGCTGGTAATTGCGATCTCGCAATCTGGGGAGACTATGGACACGTTGATGGCTCTACGCCATGCGAAAGCTGGGGGCGCGCGAATTCTTGCAGTCTGTAATACAAATAGTTCGACCATTCCGCGCGAATCCGATGCGGTTCTGTATACGCACGCAGGACCTGAGATCGCCGTTGCATCGACAAAGGCATTTTTAACGCAGGTTATCGCCGTCTATCTCATTGGTCTTTACCTGGCTCAGATGCGCGGGGTGATGTCGGGAGAAGAGGTCCGATCAATTTTCGATGAAATGACCGAGTTGCCTTCAAAAATCGAGCAAATTTTGGAAACAGTCGAGCCTTTGCGTGAGCTCACTCGCACTTTCGCACAGTCAACTTCAGTTCTCTTTCTCGGCCGAAACGTCGGCTTCCCGGTTGCCCTTGAAGGGGCACTCAAGCTTAAGGAACTTGCATATATGCATGCCGAAGGCTTTGCCGGAGGTGAGTTGAAGCACGGGCCGATTGCTCTGATCGAAGAGGGCACACCGGTTATCGCCATTCTTCCTTTCGGCCACGAGCATGGTTTGGACGAGAAGATGCTTAGTAATGTGCAAGAGGTCAAGGCTCGCGGCGCGAAGGTGATCGTCATTGCCGAGGAGAAGGCCGAAGTTACAGGAGCGGCTCACATCATTCGCATTCCAGGATCACTACCTTTGCTTCAGCCAATTTTGGCAACGGTGCCACTACAAGTCTTTGCATACGAAATGGCCGTCACACGGGGCAATGATGTGGATCAACCGCGTAATCTTGCAAAATCGGTGACTGTCGAATAA
- the glmM gene encoding phosphoglucosamine mutase — translation MALFGTDGIRGLANRDITAELALDVAVAAAHILVESLGSTKTRPRAIVGQDSRASGEFLEAAIVAGLTSAGVDVYRVGILPTPAIAFLVADSGADLGVVISASHNPMPDNGIKIFARGGGKLDDSLEAAIEGRLREPWKRPIGKDVGRAINDDTAAERYLNHLLSTVDTQLDGLKVVVDCANGASSYVAPEALRRAGAEVIAISDYPNGWNINENCGSTHMESLREKVIETSADIGIAHDGDADRCLAIDAHGNIIDGDQIMTILAIGLKERGLLKSNCVVGTVMSNLGFMKAMKEAQIDVITTPVGDRYILERLIDSDCTLGGEQSGHVILKHFANTGDGVLTALTLLQELKRSGKSANELASAMTKFPQVLINVRDVAKEKLSASTAIQNAIRAAEAELGESGRVLLRPSGTEPLIRVMVEASSDSVASTIATSLAEVVQQELG, via the coding sequence ATGGCGCTCTTTGGCACCGATGGTATTCGTGGCTTAGCCAATCGAGATATCACCGCTGAGTTGGCGCTTGACGTTGCGGTTGCCGCTGCCCACATTCTTGTAGAAAGTTTGGGCTCAACCAAAACTCGTCCGCGTGCAATAGTCGGTCAGGATTCACGTGCATCTGGAGAATTTCTTGAGGCAGCAATTGTCGCTGGATTGACCAGTGCGGGTGTTGATGTTTACCGAGTTGGTATTTTACCGACTCCCGCAATCGCTTTTTTGGTGGCCGATAGTGGTGCAGATCTTGGCGTGGTGATCAGCGCCTCTCACAATCCGATGCCCGATAACGGGATCAAGATATTTGCCCGGGGTGGTGGAAAACTAGATGATTCACTGGAGGCGGCGATTGAAGGTCGCCTTCGTGAGCCATGGAAGCGTCCCATCGGCAAAGATGTTGGGCGCGCGATAAACGATGACACAGCGGCAGAGCGGTACTTGAATCACCTACTTTCTACCGTTGATACTCAGCTTGATGGATTGAAAGTCGTTGTTGACTGCGCAAATGGCGCATCTTCCTATGTAGCTCCTGAGGCTCTGCGCCGTGCTGGTGCAGAAGTGATTGCAATTTCGGATTACCCAAACGGTTGGAACATCAATGAGAATTGCGGTTCTACCCATATGGAGTCACTGCGTGAGAAAGTTATTGAAACTTCAGCTGATATCGGCATTGCACATGATGGAGATGCCGATCGTTGCTTAGCGATTGATGCACACGGAAATATCATCGATGGCGATCAGATCATGACGATTCTGGCAATAGGTTTGAAAGAGCGCGGCTTACTCAAGAGCAATTGTGTTGTGGGCACGGTTATGAGCAACTTGGGTTTTATGAAGGCGATGAAGGAAGCTCAAATCGATGTCATCACGACGCCTGTGGGGGATCGGTATATATTGGAAAGACTCATCGACTCTGATTGCACACTCGGCGGTGAGCAATCCGGACACGTTATTTTGAAACACTTCGCCAACACCGGCGATGGAGTTCTTACTGCTCTTACCTTGCTGCAAGAATTAAAGCGATCCGGTAAGAGTGCCAACGAGTTGGCAAGTGCAATGACTAAATTTCCACAGGTTCTGATAAATGTTAGAGATGTTGCAAAGGAAAAACTGTCAGCATCCACGGCCATTCAAAATGCGATTCGTGCGGCTGAAGCCGAATTGGGCGAAAGCGGTCGCGTTTTGCTGCGCCCATCGGGAACTGAACCATTAATTCGCGTGATGGTCGAAGCCTCAAGTGATAGCGTTGCCTCTACTATTGCAACATCGCTTGCCGAGGTCGTGCAGCAGGAATTGGGGTAA
- the rpsI gene encoding 30S ribosomal protein S9 has protein sequence MSDNNVIDDLDETEVPTSYTSSTPAAATNRPAIKSPGGGTGRRKEAVARVRLVPGTGRWVVNGKALDVYFPNKVHQQLISEPFRTVGAENGYDVFARIDGGGVSGQAGALRLGVARALNQIDEEAHRPALKKAGFLTRDARVIERKKYGLKKARKRSQYSKR, from the coding sequence ATGTCTGATAACAACGTAATTGATGATCTAGACGAGACTGAAGTTCCTACTTCATATACTTCTTCGACTCCTGCCGCGGCAACCAACCGCCCTGCAATCAAGTCACCAGGTGGTGGAACAGGCCGTCGTAAAGAAGCAGTTGCTCGCGTACGTCTGGTACCAGGCACAGGTCGCTGGGTAGTAAACGGTAAGGCACTTGATGTGTACTTCCCAAACAAGGTCCACCAACAATTGATTTCCGAACCATTCCGTACCGTTGGTGCAGAGAATGGTTATGACGTATTTGCACGTATCGATGGTGGAGGAGTATCTGGTCAGGCCGGTGCACTTCGCTTAGGTGTTGCGCGCGCGCTCAACCAAATTGATGAAGAAGCGCATCGCCCAGCACTCAAGAAGGCCGGCTTTCTTACTCGTGACGCTCGCGTCATTGAGCGTAAGAAGTATGGTCTAAAGAAGGCTCGTAAGCGCTCGCAGTACAGCAAGCGTTAA
- the rplM gene encoding 50S ribosomal protein L13, which translates to MRTYSPKPGDAVRKWHVIDAEGVVLGRLATHAAALLRGKHKPTFAPHMDMGDFVIVINAEKIALSGSKTTQKFAHQHSGFPGGLTSTVYGDLLVKHPTRAVEKAIKGMLPKNTLGRAVGSKLKVYAGAEHPHAAQAPTPYVFEQVSQIIK; encoded by the coding sequence GTGCGTACATATAGTCCAAAGCCTGGCGATGCAGTGCGTAAGTGGCACGTCATCGACGCCGAAGGCGTTGTATTGGGTCGCTTAGCTACTCATGCGGCCGCGCTGTTGCGTGGCAAGCACAAGCCAACCTTCGCTCCTCACATGGATATGGGTGACTTTGTCATCGTTATTAATGCAGAGAAGATTGCACTCTCCGGTTCAAAGACAACTCAGAAGTTTGCGCACCAACACTCTGGTTTCCCAGGCGGCCTAACGTCGACCGTGTATGGCGACCTCTTGGTTAAGCACCCAACCCGCGCGGTCGAGAAGGCAATTAAGGGCATGTTGCCCAAGAACACGCTTGGACGTGCAGTTGGTAGCAAGCTCAAGGTTTATGCCGGCGCCGAACATCCACATGCAGCACAAGCACCAACCCCATATGTCTTCGAGCAAGTTTCACAGATCATTAAGTAG